A DNA window from Solanum lycopersicum chromosome 3, SLM_r2.1 contains the following coding sequences:
- the LOC101262692 gene encoding protein DETOXIFICATION 35-like: MESRLLEYDLSGHDLIGSDDDYKHISGMNLNALWGVFWIETVKLWEIGGPIALNIMCQYGFYAITVVFCGHLGPTQLAAVTLALTVVATFCYGFMMGMGSALETLCGQAFGAGQIHMLGIYTQRSMIVLLLTTFLLLPTYVFSNPILQLLGQDHDTALLVGEFTMLIIPELFSLSITIPTSKFLQAQSKVGVLAWIGFVALSLHALLLWLFIYVFDWGLTGAAISLDLVCWINALAQFGYVVFQCKDGWMGWSWSAFNDMWPFVKLSIESALMLSLEIWFPMSMVLIAGYLKDPVTAVGTLSICSTLSEWQEMFFVGINAAISVRVSNELGLGHARATKYSVYVTLFQSFLIGILCMIVVLAVRNHLAILFTDDEVLIKYVSELAQFLGLTMLLSSVHPVISGVAIGCGCQGLVAYINLGSFYAFAIPLGYVLGSVANFGVMGLWGGMIAGLALQTLLLSIVLYRIDWYKEVEQTTKRMQIWGDQDLETEKIKI, from the exons atggAATCACGGTTATTGGAATATGACTTGTCCGGTCACGATCTTATCGGCTCCGATGATGACTACAAGCATATTTCTGGCATGAATTTGAATGCATTGTGGGGTGTGTTTTGGATTGAAACAGTAAAGCTATGGGAGATTGGAGGACCAATTGCTTTGAATATCATGTGTCAATACGGATTTTACGCTATCACTGTAGTTTTCTGTGGTCATCTTGGACCAACACAACTCGCTGCTGTTACCCTTGCTCTGACTGTCGTTGCTACTTTCTGTTACGGCTTCATG ATGGGCATGGGGAGTGCTTTGGAGACGCTGTGTGGACAGGCATTTGGTGCTGGGCAAATTCACATGCTTGGGATTTACACACAACGCTCAATGATTGTTCTATTGCTCACTACCTTCCTTCTCTTACCAACATACGTTTTTTCGAATCCTATACTACAGTTGTTAGGGCAAGATCATGATACTGCGCTTCTTGTTGGAGAGTTCACCATGTTAATCATACCTGAATTGTTTTCCCTGTCTATCACTATTCCCACTTCTAAATTTCTTCAAGCCCAGAGTAAAGTTGGCGTGCTGGCTTGGATTGGTTTTGTCGCGCTCTCACTCCATGCTCTTCTCCTTTGGCTCTTCATTTATGTATTCGATTGGGGTTTAACCGGGGCAGCTATATCACTTGACCTAGTATGCTGGATCAACGCGCTAGCTCAATTTGGTTACGTTGTTTTTCAGTGCAAGGATGGGTGGATGGGATGGTCTTGGTCTGCATTCAATGACATGTGGCCGTTTGTTAAACTGTCAATTGAGTCGGCTCTTATGCTATCCCTAGAAATTTGGTTTCCCATGAGTATGGTTCTCATTGCAGGATATCTCAAAGATCCGGTTACTGCTGTTGGAACCCTCTCTATTTG CTCAACTCTTAGTGAATGGCAGGAAATGTTTTTTGTCGGAATCAACGCTGCCATAAG TGTTCGGGTCTCAAATGAGCTTGGGCTAGGACATGCCAGGGCGACCAAGTATAGTGTATATGTCACACTATTTCAGTCATTTCTCATTGGGATTCTCTGCATGATTGTAGTATTGGCAGTGAGAAATCATCTTGCCATTCTTTTCACTGACGACGAGGTTTTGATCAAATATGTTTCTGAGCTTGCTCAGTTTCTTGGATTAACAATGCTTCTCAGCAGTGTTCATCCTGTCATATCAG GTGTTGCTATTGGATGTGGTTGTCAAGGTCTAGTGGCTTACATCAATTTGGGTTCTTTCTATGCTTTTGCTATTCCTCTCGGATATGTTCTTGGTTCTGTGGCTAATTTTGGAGTCATG GGACTATGGGGAGGAATGATAGCTGGACTTGCTTTGCAAACATTGCTACTCTCAATTGTACTCTACAGAATTGATTGGTATAAAGAG GTTGAGCAGACAACGAAACGGATGCAGATATGGGGAGATCAAGACTTAGAAACGGAGAAAATTAAAATCTGA
- the LOC101262386 gene encoding protein DETOXIFICATION 35: MEPLSLEYDSSSDVDELEYDLSRYDLIASNGDYRRISGMNLNELLGVFWMETVKLWEIGGPIALNIMCQYGLYAITVVFCGHLGPTQLAAVTLAQTVIATFCYGFMMGMGSALETLCGQAFGAGKIHMLGIYTQRSMIILLMSAFLLLPIYIFATPILKFIGQHHDIAVVAGKFTLLIIPELYSLSITIPTSKFLQAQSKVGVLAWIGFVALSLHALLLWLFIHVFNWGLTGAAMSLNLVCWINALAQFAYVVVWCKDGWKGWSSSAFNDMWPFVKLSIESALMLSLEIWFPMSMVLIAGYLKDPVTAVGSLSICSTLSEWQEMFFVGINAAISVRVSNELGLGHARATKYSVYVTLTQSVFIGILCMIVVLAVRNHLAILFTDDKVLIKSVSELAQFLGLAMLLSSVHPVISGVAIGCGLQGVVAYINLGSFYAFAIPLGYVLGYVANLGVMGLWGGMIAGLALQTLLLSIVLYRIDWNKEVEQTTERMRIWGDQELETEKFKR, from the exons ATGGAACCATTGTCGCTGGAATATGACTCTTCCAGTGATGTTGATGAGCTGGAATATGACTTGTCCAGATACGATCTTATCGCGTCCAATGGTGACTACAGGCGTATTTCTGGCATGAATTTGAATGAGTTGTTGGGTGTATTTTGGATGGAGACAGTAAAGCTATGGGAGATTGGAGGACCAATTGCTTTGAATATCATGTGTCAATATGGACTTTATGCTATCACTGTTGTTTTCTGTGGTCATCTTGGACCAACACAACTCGCTGCTGTTACCCTTGCTCAAACTGTCATTGCTACTTTCTGTTACGGCTTCATG ATGGGCATGGGGAGTGCTTTGGAGACGCTCTGTGGGCAGGCATTTGGTGCTGGGAAAATACACATGCTTGGGATTTACACACAACGCTCAATGATTATTCTATTGATGAGTGCTTTCCTTCTCTTGCCAATCTATATTTTCGCGACTCCTATACTTAAGTTCATAGGCCAACATCATGATATTGCTGTGGTTGCTGGAAAGTTCACCCTATTAATCATACCTGAATTATATTCCCTGTCTATCACTATTCCCACTTCTAAATTTCTTCAAGCCCAGAGTAAAGTTGGCGTGCTGGCTTGGATTGGTTTTGTGGCTCTATCACTCCATGCTCTTCTCCTTTGGCTCTTCATTCATGTGTTCAATTGGGGTTTAACCGGGGCAGCTATGTCCCTTAATCTTGTATGTTGGATCAACGCCCTAGCTCAATTTGCTTACGTCGTTGTTTGGTGCAAGGATGGGTGGAAGGGATGGTCTTCGTCTGCATTCAATGACATGTGGCCGTTTGTTAAACTGTCAATTGAGTCGGCTCTTATGCTATCCCTAGAAATTTGGTTTCCCATGAGTATGGTTCTCATCGCTGGATATCTCAAAGATCCTGTTACTGCTGTTGGATCCCTCTCTATTTG TTCAACTCTTAGTGAATGGCAAGAAATGTTTTTTGTCGGAATCAACGCTGCCATAAG TGTTCGGGTCTCAAATGAGCTTGGGCTAGGACATGCCAGGGCGACCAAGTATAGTGTCTATGTCACACTAACTCAGTCAGTTTTCATTGGGATTCTCTGCATGATTGTAGTATTGGCAGTAAGAAATCATCTTGCCATTCTTTTCACGGACGACAAGGTTTTGATCAAATCTGTTTCTGAGCTTGCTCAGTTTCTTGGATTAGCAATGCTACTCAGCAGTGTCCATCCTGTGATATCAG GTGTTGCTATTGGATGTGGGTTGCAAGGTGTAGTGGCTTATATAAATTTGGGTTCTTTCTACGCTTTTGCTATTCCTCTCGGATATGTTCTTGGTTATGTGGCTAACTTGGGAGTCATG GGACTATGGGGAGGAATGATAGCTGGACTTGCTTTGCAAACATTGCTACTCTCAATTGTACTCTATAGAATTGATTGGAATAAAGAG GTTGAGCAGACGACAGAACGGATGCGGATATGGGGAGATCAAGAATTAGAAACGGAGAAATTTAAACGCTAA
- the LOC101262082 gene encoding protein DETOXIFICATION 35-like, with the protein MESPLLSGVDNQQQLIGADGDYRPINALKEWRAVFWIETVKLWEIGGPIAFNILCQYGIYSITVAFCGHLGAVQLSAVSVALNVVGTFSFGFMLGMGSALETLCGQAFGAGQIHMLGIYAQRSMVILLFSTLFLLPIYIFATPLLKLLGQEHDMAVLAGKFALFSIPELFSLAVGIPTSKFLQAQSKVGVLACIGFVVLLLHAFLLWLFLYVFNLGINGAALVFNITGWANAIAQFVYVVVWCKDGWTGWSLSALNEIWAFVRLSVASAVMLCLEIWYMMSIIVLTGQLKDAVIAVGSLSICMNIDGWEAMLFIGINAAISVRVSNELGLGRPRATKYSVYIAVFQSLLIGIFCMISVLAVRNHLAILYTNSRDLQRAVADLAWLLGITMVLNSVQPVISGVAIGGGWQGLVAYINLGSYYVFGIPLGYTLGYVANFGVMGLWGGMIAGLALQTLLLSFVLYRIDWNKEVEQSAERLRKWGGQDFESEKTLISEPTKDLP; encoded by the exons ATGGAATCGCCGTTGCTGTCCGGCGTCGACAATCAGCAGCAGCTCATTGGAGCTGACGGCGACTATCGACCCATTAATGCACTGAAAGAATGGAGGGCTGTATTCTGGATCGAGACAGTGAAGTTATGGGAGATTGGAGGTCCAATTGCTTTCAATATTCTTTGTCAGTATGGGATCTACTCAATTACCGTAGCTTTTTGTGGTCATCTTGGTGCTGTTCAGCTCTCTGCCGTTTCTGTTGCTCTAAATGTCGTTGGAACTTTCTCTTTCGGCTTCATG TTGGGCATGGGGAGTGCTCTGGAGACGCTGTGTGGACAGGCATTTGGTGCTGGGCAAATACATATGCTTGGGATTTACGCACAACGGTCTATGGTTATTCTATTGTTTAGTACATTGTTTTTGTTgccaatttatatttttgcaaCTCCACTGCTTAAGCTTTTAGGCCAAGAACATGATATGGCTGTTCTTGCTGGGAAATTTGCCCTGTTTTCAATCCCTGAGTTGTTTTCACTGGCGGTTGGTATTCCCACCTCGAAATTTCTTCAAGCACAGAGTAAAGTTGGTGTGCTGGCTTGTATTGGTTTTGTGGTTCTTTTACTCCATGCCTTTCTGCTATGGTTGTTCTTATATGTGTTCAACTTGGGTATAAATGGGGCTGCGTTAGTCTTTAATATTACAGGTTGGGCCAATGCAATAGCTCAATTTGTCTACGTGGTAGTTTGGTGTAAGGATGGATGGACGGGATGGTCTTTGTCAGCATTGAATGAGATTTGGGCATTTGTTAGACTCTCGGTTGCCTCGGCTGTTATGTTATGCCTTGAAATCTGGTACATGATGAGTATTATTGTTCTCACCGGACAACTCAAGGATGCAGTTATTGCTGTTGGATCCCTCTCTATTTG CATGAATATTGATGGATGGGAAGCAATGTTGTTCATAGGAATCAATGCTGCCATAAG CGTACGAGTCTCAAATGAGCTTGGGTTAGGGCGTCCCAGGGCGACCAAATACAGTGTATATATCGCAGTGTTTCAATCACTCCTCATTGGGATATTCTGCATGATATCAGTACTAGCAGTAAGAAATCATCTGGCCATTCTTTACACAAACAGCAGGGATTTGCAACGAGCCGTTGCTGACCTTGCTTGGCTTCTTGGAATAACCATGGTTCTTAACAGTGTTCAGCCTGTAATATCAG GTGTTGCTATTGGAGGTGGATGGCAAGGTTTAGTCGCATATATCAATTTGGGATCTTACTATGTTTTTGGTATTCCTCTAGGATATACACTTGGTTATGTCGCTAACTTTGGCGTCATG GGACTATGGGGAGGAATGATTGCAGGACTTGCTTTGCAGACACTGCTTCTCTCATTTGTACTCTATAGAATCGATTGGAATAAAGAG GTTGAGCAGTCTGCAGAGCGCCTACGCAAGTGGGGAGGTCAAGACTTTGAATCTGAGAAAACTCTTATTTCAGAGCCTACGAAGGACTTACCATAA